The genomic region GTTCGTATATGGGAACTTCCCCCTTTTTTAGCCTCTCTATCTTATACGGGTCAATATCAAGTCCTATCACTTTATGTCCTAAGTAGGCAAAACACGCACCGGATACAAGACCGACATAACCGGTTCCAATTACCGCTATCCTTTTTGACATCTTTTAGCCTCCTTTAAAGCTAATCCGTATAAAAGCCCAAGTTCACTAACGGTTATTTTCTTTACCCCAAACACTCTGCAGAAAACTTTAAAAAACGCAAGACCGGGAACTATAACATCTGCCCTTCCTTCTTCCAGACCGACAATTTTCTTTCTTTCCTCAACAGAAACAGAAGAAACCCTTTCATACCACTTATCTATAAGCTCACAGGTTACAGGATAACCGTGAACCTTTTCTGGATCGTAAACAGTCATGGCCTCTTCCATTGCAACAACAGAAGTAATCGTACCACCAACGCCAAAAACCTCAAAGGGAAACTCTATGCCAGCCCTTTTCTTAAAACCTTTCAGCTGCTCTTCAATAAATACTTCAAGGGACAGGAGCTCTTCTTTAGCAGGCGGGTCACTCTTTATAAATTTTTCAAGAAGAACGACAACGCCAAACTTTAAACTCTCATAGTAGATAAGCTCTTCACCTTTCCCATAAGCTATTTCTGTACTCCCACCGCCAAGATCAACTGTAATAGCCGGAACGGAAGGCTTAAAGTACGAAACATTGGCTATATAAACAAGCTCCGCTTCCTCTCTGTCTGAAAGAATTTCAATATCAATACCTAAAGCTTTTACCTGCTTTAAAAACTCATCTGCATTTTTAGCAAGACGGGCAGCTTCCGTCGTAACGGCAACAACCTTTTCAACGCTGAATTCTTCTATTTTTCGCTTAAACTCTTTAAGGACAGCAACCGTTCTCTCCATACTCTCTTTGCTTATATAGCCGGTCTGTTTAACCCCCTGCCCCAACCTTGTGACCTTTCCTGTTTTATAGAGGGTCTCAACGGTACCGTCTTTCACTTCTGCAATAAGAATACGCGTTGAGTTCGTTCCTATGTCTATTGTGGCTATTCTCAATCTTATCCCCGCAAACGATATAATTTAAAGGTGTCTTGCAATTTTACCACGAGGAGAAAGAAAAATGTTTACAGGAATAGTTGAAGAGATTGGAAAAATAAAAGAGGTCAAGCGTTCAGGTAAAGATGCAATACTAACGGTAAAGTGTTCAAAAGTAATTGAGGAAACAAAAGAGGGAGACAGCATAGCGGTAAACGGCATCTGTCTTACCGTAACGGAGATAAAAAACAACGAGCTCTCTTTTGATGTCTCTTTTGAAACGATAAATAAAACATCTTTTAAATACCTGAAAGCCGGCGATCCTGTAAACCTTGAAAGGGCGGTGAAAGTGAACGACCGACTCGGAGGACATATACTTCAGGGACACGTTGATACCGTAAGTAAAGTCTTATCCGTAAAAAAGGTAGAAAGAAGTTATCTGTTCACGTTCAAGCTTCCACCGGAATTTAAGCATCTTGTTGTCAAAAAAGGCTCAATAGGCATTGACGGCATCAGTCTTACAATTGCAGACCTTTATCCTGACAGCTTTTCCGTTGCCGTCATTCCAACAACCTTCAGTGAAACGACTCTCCAGTTCAAACGGCCGGGAACAGTTGTAAACCTTGAATTTGACATTATAGGAAAGTATGTGGAAAGAGTAATAGAAAGCAGGATAAAATTGTAAAATAGTATGGCTAAAATTTGACGTGAGGAGTCCAGAATGAAAGAAAAGTTTTATGTAACAACCCCTATTTATTATGTTAACGACATTCCCCACCTGGGACATGCATATACCACAACAGCTGCAGACATAATCGCAAGATTTGAAAGATTCTGCGGAAAAGACGTCTTTTTCCTCACAGGCACAGACGAACACGGTTTAAAGATTCAGAAAGCTGCT from Desulfurobacterium sp. TC5-1 harbors:
- a CDS encoding Ppx/GppA phosphatase family protein, with amino-acid sequence MRIATIDIGTNSTRILIAEVKDGTVETLYKTGKVTRLGQGVKQTGYISKESMERTVAVLKEFKRKIEEFSVEKVVAVTTEAARLAKNADEFLKQVKALGIDIEILSDREEAELVYIANVSYFKPSVPAITVDLGGGSTEIAYGKGEELIYYESLKFGVVVLLEKFIKSDPPAKEELLSLEVFIEEQLKGFKKRAGIEFPFEVFGVGGTITSVVAMEEAMTVYDPEKVHGYPVTCELIDKWYERVSSVSVEERKKIVGLEEGRADVIVPGLAFFKVFCRVFGVKKITVSELGLLYGLALKEAKRCQKG
- a CDS encoding riboflavin synthase, with the translated sequence MFTGIVEEIGKIKEVKRSGKDAILTVKCSKVIEETKEGDSIAVNGICLTVTEIKNNELSFDVSFETINKTSFKYLKAGDPVNLERAVKVNDRLGGHILQGHVDTVSKVLSVKKVERSYLFTFKLPPEFKHLVVKKGSIGIDGISLTIADLYPDSFSVAVIPTTFSETTLQFKRPGTVVNLEFDIIGKYVERVIESRIKL